The DNA segment ATATTAAACTGACCAGTTTTGTTTGATTTCATAAGAACGCAATTTTTCTAAATTATTTAAAGATTTCAAGGCAGGCGGGCATTTTGATTTTTGCATTTTGATTTCTTATGTTTGAAACTTTAATTGACTATTTATCCAGTAAATCCTCCTCTATTTTTAATAATCTGTTATATTTAACTATTCTCTCTCCTCTGGAAAGTGATCCTGATTTGATGAAGTCCGCTCCGGCGCCCACTGCCAGATCGGCAATGAAATCATCCGTTGTTTCTCCCGAACGATGAGAGATAATTATTTTCATTTTATTTTTTCTAGCCAGTTCTATGCAAGAGAGCGTTTCGCTTAATGTTCCTATTTGATTAACCTTAATTAATGCGCTGTTACATGCTTTTTCGGCAATAGCTCGCTTAAGACGCTTGATGTTAGTTACCAGCAGATCATCTCCAATAATCATATGCTCTTTTAAGATACTGCGCTGGATTCCCTGAAAAAGCGGCTTCTGGCCAACTCGTTCCATTAAGTAAGCCCATCCATCCCAATCTTCCTCCTGCAGTCCGTCCTCAATAGAAACAACGTAATATTTATCAATGAATTCACGGTACAAATTAACCAAACCCTCCCGTCCCAACGATACTCCTTCCGGTTTGAGAACATACTGGTTATCCTCTCTTTGATAAAAAGAAGTGGCCGCCGCATCCAGTCCCAAAACGATGTGAGCGCCTAGCAGATATTCGCTTTCCTTAACCGCCCGGGTAATGAATTCCAGTGCCTGGCTGTTGCTTTCCAGCCGGGGGGCAAAACCGCCTTCGTCTCCCACTCCGATGCTATAATCGCCTCTTCCCAAGAGGTCTTTAAGGTTCCAAAAAATCTCGCTTCCCGCCCGGAGTTGTTCAGAAAATGATTTAATTCCCGTTGGAATTATCAAAAATTCCTGAATGCTTAAGCCCGAGTCGCTGTGACGG comes from the Candidatus Moraniibacteriota bacterium genome and includes:
- the eno gene encoding phosphopyruvate hydratase, with translation MSKIKKIQAREILDSRGNPTIEVEIELDNGEIGVAAVPSGASTGTFEAVELRDGDKSRYQGKGVRQAVENVNTEIFKSLKGMPAGDQEKIDKAMIELDGRENKSRLGANAILGVSLAVCRAAAQSEKVPLYEYINKISNPKNLFGGKDSVGKQKLKLPIPMFNVLNGGRHSDSGLSIQEFLIIPTGIKSFSEQLRAGSEIFWNLKDLLGRGDYSIGVGDEGGFAPRLESNSQALEFITRAVKESEYLLGAHIVLGLDAAATSFYQREDNQYVLKPEGVSLGREGLVNLYREFIDKYYVVSIEDGLQEEDWDGWAYLMERVGQKPLFQGIQRSILKEHMIIGDDLLVTNIKRLKRAIAEKACNSALIKVNQIGTLSETLSCIELARKNKMKIIISHRSGETTDDFIADLAVGAGADFIKSGSLSRGERIVKYNRLLKIEEDLLDK